A part of Haloarchaeobius sp. HME9146 genomic DNA contains:
- a CDS encoding redox-regulated ATPase YchF: MSYKIGLVGKPSVGKSTFFNAATMNDVPEGAYPFTTIDPSVGEAYVRVDCAAPEFDESCTPDTGYCQQGTRYVPTKLVDVAGLVPGAHEGRGLGNQFLTDLNEADVLVHVVDFSGTTDIEGENTEGHDPREDIDFLENELDQWYVGILDKGIEKFQNRYQGQDELAIEVELAEQMSAFGINKDEVKKLILRLDLGFEPEEWDAQDREDLAREIRKYTKPMVIAANKMDTPAAQANWEEITTDPDYEHLTFVAASAHAEKALKNAAEQDIVDYHAGDEDFDIVADVSEEQEQGLEQIREFVTEYGGTGVQQAIETALFDELGVIAVFPGGAEAMGDEQGRVMRDCFLLPEGSTTSDFAYHLHSDIGDGLLHGLNCRTKRQIGGDTELDHREVVELVTTS; this comes from the coding sequence ATGAGCTACAAGATCGGTCTCGTGGGCAAGCCCTCGGTGGGCAAGTCCACCTTCTTCAATGCGGCGACGATGAACGACGTGCCCGAGGGTGCGTACCCGTTCACGACCATCGACCCCTCGGTCGGCGAGGCGTACGTCCGCGTCGACTGTGCGGCCCCGGAGTTCGACGAGTCCTGCACACCCGATACCGGCTACTGCCAGCAGGGGACACGTTACGTCCCGACGAAACTCGTCGACGTGGCCGGGCTGGTCCCCGGCGCACACGAGGGCCGCGGCCTCGGGAACCAGTTCCTCACCGACCTGAACGAGGCCGACGTCCTCGTCCACGTCGTCGACTTCTCCGGCACCACCGACATCGAGGGCGAGAACACCGAGGGGCACGACCCCCGCGAGGACATCGACTTCCTCGAGAACGAACTCGACCAGTGGTACGTCGGCATCCTCGACAAGGGTATCGAGAAGTTCCAGAACCGCTACCAGGGCCAGGACGAACTCGCCATCGAGGTCGAACTCGCCGAGCAGATGTCCGCGTTCGGCATCAACAAGGACGAGGTCAAGAAGCTCATCCTCCGACTCGACCTCGGCTTCGAGCCCGAGGAGTGGGACGCGCAGGACCGCGAGGACCTCGCCCGCGAGATTCGCAAGTACACCAAGCCGATGGTCATCGCGGCGAACAAGATGGACACGCCCGCCGCCCAGGCGAACTGGGAGGAGATCACCACGGACCCGGACTACGAGCACCTCACGTTCGTCGCGGCCAGCGCCCACGCCGAGAAGGCGCTCAAGAACGCCGCCGAGCAGGACATCGTCGACTACCACGCCGGTGACGAGGACTTCGACATCGTCGCCGACGTGTCCGAAGAACAGGAGCAGGGCCTCGAACAGATTCGCGAGTTCGTCACCGAGTACGGCGGCACCGGCGTCCAGCAGGCCATCGAGACCGCGCTGTTCGACGAACTCGGCGTCATCGCCGTCTTCCCCGGCGGTGCGGAGGCCATGGGCGACGAGCAGGGCCGCGTCATGCGTGACTGCTTCCTCCTCCCCGAAGGCTCGACCACCTCCGACTTCGCGTACCACCTCCACTCCGACATCGGCGACGGCCTCCTCCACGGCCTGAACTGCCGGACCAAGCGCCAGATCGGCGGCGACACCGAGCTCGACCACCGCGAGGTCGTCGAACTCGTCACCACCAGCTGA
- a CDS encoding sodium:proton antiporter, which yields MSEIEPVLASVVAIFAIALLVKLLADWRPEFSYASVLVAVGVLVSVLGLEFDLVLSADLILAVLLPTIVFEGTTSIDVRELRHNAVLILVLTLVGLPVAVLTLGLLGTVAFGFPLIVALVFASVVLPTDPAAVLSVFEQFDVGKRLSVTIEGESLLNDGVAIVIFSTLVAAFRQAESASDAVASLTTSGQVVSFVLSIAIVGGGGLLVGVVVGYLAHLCARRLRDRLAVMLLTVVVAYGSFLLAEWGLGLSGVLATVGAGLAMGAHELTHEHMSAPESFVQRVWNVAAFLVSTVLYVLIGATVDVAHFVEYGGFVLLAAVLVVLVRALTIYPLVTLTNQVLPDPLPVACQHIVVWGGLHTVVPVGLALALPTGLPYREVVQTMVFGVAIISVVAQGLLMPTVLRLTGHGDGQFGNTAE from the coding sequence ATGAGCGAGATCGAGCCGGTCCTGGCGAGCGTCGTGGCCATCTTCGCCATCGCGTTGCTCGTCAAGCTCCTCGCCGACTGGCGCCCTGAATTCTCCTACGCCAGCGTGCTCGTCGCCGTCGGGGTGCTCGTCTCCGTGCTCGGTCTGGAGTTCGACCTCGTACTCTCCGCAGACCTCATCCTCGCCGTGTTGCTCCCGACCATCGTCTTCGAAGGGACGACCAGTATCGACGTGCGCGAACTCCGCCACAACGCGGTTCTCATCCTCGTTCTGACCCTCGTCGGGCTCCCGGTGGCGGTCCTCACACTCGGGCTGCTCGGGACGGTCGCGTTCGGCTTCCCGCTCATCGTCGCGCTGGTCTTCGCGTCGGTCGTCCTCCCGACGGACCCGGCCGCGGTGCTCTCGGTGTTCGAGCAGTTCGACGTGGGGAAGCGACTCTCGGTCACGATCGAGGGTGAGAGCCTGCTGAACGACGGGGTCGCCATCGTCATCTTCTCCACGCTGGTCGCCGCGTTCCGGCAGGCCGAGAGTGCCAGCGACGCGGTCGCGTCGCTCACGACGTCTGGGCAGGTGGTGTCGTTCGTCCTCAGCATCGCGATCGTCGGCGGCGGTGGCCTGCTCGTCGGCGTGGTCGTCGGCTACCTCGCACACCTGTGCGCTCGTCGGCTTCGGGACCGGCTGGCGGTGATGCTCCTCACGGTCGTCGTGGCATACGGGAGCTTCCTGCTCGCAGAGTGGGGTCTGGGCCTGTCCGGCGTGCTGGCGACCGTCGGGGCGGGTCTGGCGATGGGAGCCCACGAACTGACCCACGAGCACATGTCCGCGCCAGAGTCGTTCGTCCAGCGGGTGTGGAACGTCGCCGCCTTCCTGGTGAGCACGGTGCTGTACGTGCTCATCGGGGCCACCGTCGACGTGGCCCACTTCGTCGAGTACGGCGGATTCGTCCTGCTGGCCGCAGTGCTCGTCGTACTGGTCCGAGCCCTGACCATCTACCCGCTCGTGACACTGACGAACCAGGTGCTGCCCGACCCGCTTCCGGTCGCCTGCCAGCACATCGTGGTGTGGGGCGGCCTGCACACCGTTGTCCCGGTCGGGCTGGCCCTGGCGCTTCCCACGGGGCTTCCGTACCGCGAGGTCGTCCAGACGATGGTGTTCGGCGTGGCCATCATCAGCGTGGTCGCCCAGGGGTTGTTGATGCCGACGGTGCTTCGGCTCACCGGGCACGGCGATGGCCAGTTCGGGAATACGGCGGAGTGA
- a CDS encoding DMT family transporter, producing the protein MTGELLVPALAIAAAAIWALSMTLQKRGLAAGGTVLQGSLVVATMDAVCYWLVIGGVAVTTSHTPPITPFVLGIFFVSGTVGTAIARLSSFVGIDRVGASVNSAGISTRPLFAAGLAFLFIGEVVNELTIAGIVVLVVGLVVLTLSKGGDIAGWQPWELVFPIFAAIAYGGSDVVRRFGLTETPVTALEAVALHETWGVLWLVAIIGGRVGWDAIDIPRRALGFYLVAGLLNATSLFLFFAALDRGNVAVVSSLVGTAPLFVAVFTALLLGDLERVTKGLAAGALLVVVGATLITIA; encoded by the coding sequence GTGACCGGAGAACTCCTCGTCCCCGCCCTGGCGATCGCGGCCGCCGCCATCTGGGCGCTTTCGATGACACTCCAGAAGCGCGGGCTGGCAGCCGGGGGGACGGTGCTGCAGGGCTCGCTGGTCGTCGCCACGATGGACGCGGTCTGCTACTGGCTCGTCATCGGTGGTGTCGCCGTCACGACCAGCCACACGCCACCGATCACGCCGTTCGTGCTGGGTATCTTCTTCGTCTCGGGGACGGTCGGCACCGCCATCGCGCGACTGTCCTCGTTCGTCGGCATCGACCGCGTCGGCGCGAGCGTGAACTCCGCCGGCATCTCGACCCGACCCCTGTTCGCCGCTGGCCTCGCCTTCCTCTTCATCGGCGAGGTCGTGAACGAGCTGACCATCGCCGGCATCGTCGTGCTCGTGGTCGGGCTCGTCGTCCTCACTCTCTCGAAAGGTGGCGACATCGCCGGCTGGCAGCCGTGGGAACTCGTCTTCCCCATCTTCGCGGCCATCGCCTACGGCGGCAGTGACGTGGTCCGGCGCTTCGGCCTGACCGAGACACCCGTCACGGCACTCGAGGCAGTTGCCCTCCACGAGACCTGGGGCGTCCTCTGGCTCGTCGCCATCATCGGCGGGCGTGTCGGCTGGGACGCTATCGACATCCCCCGTCGGGCGCTCGGGTTCTACCTCGTCGCCGGTCTCCTCAACGCCACCTCGCTGTTCCTGTTCTTCGCCGCGCTGGACCGCGGGAACGTGGCCGTCGTCTCCTCGCTGGTTGGGACTGCGCCGCTGTTCGTGGCCGTGTTCACCGCGCTGTTGCTCGGGGATCTGGAACGGGTGACGAAAGGGCTGGCCGCTGGCGCGTTGCTGGTCGTCGTCGGTGCGACGCTCATCACGATAGCGTGA
- a CDS encoding NAD(P)/FAD-dependent oxidoreductase gives MTRTVAVVGAGAAGVGVADALRGTDTEVTLFDKGRGISGRAATRRKHGCRYDHGANYLKPGEDAWVDELLDELGAEGLADIEQPVWTHDAEGTIAEGRDDESHKWTYVEGITQFAKRVRERAGASVHKATRIEQIANEDDAWTLTDTDGESYGPFDVLVLTPPAPQTADLLAATDWADGRLSRLHEAVESVPYRTIRTLVLHYPFELDRPWYALVNPDREHPVGWLSREECKPGHVPEGESLLIAQMSPEWSVEHYDDPTEEAAAEAAALVATLLDDDRLTEPDWVDSQGWRYALPDAAVDPETASCAEDAGLFVAGDWVVGEGRVHLAFENGRSVGSRIAEREG, from the coding sequence ATGACACGAACGGTCGCCGTCGTCGGCGCTGGCGCTGCAGGCGTCGGCGTCGCGGACGCGCTCCGTGGGACGGACACCGAGGTCACGCTGTTCGACAAGGGGAGAGGCATCTCCGGCCGGGCCGCGACCCGCCGCAAGCACGGCTGTCGCTACGACCACGGCGCGAACTACCTCAAGCCCGGTGAGGACGCCTGGGTTGACGAACTGCTCGATGAGCTCGGGGCGGAGGGCCTCGCCGACATCGAGCAGCCGGTGTGGACCCACGACGCCGAGGGGACCATCGCCGAGGGCCGCGACGACGAGTCGCACAAGTGGACCTATGTGGAAGGAATCACCCAGTTCGCCAAGCGCGTCCGAGAGCGGGCGGGCGCATCGGTCCACAAGGCGACTCGAATCGAGCAGATTGCGAACGAGGACGACGCGTGGACCCTCACCGACACCGACGGTGAGTCCTACGGCCCGTTCGACGTCCTCGTGCTCACCCCGCCGGCACCGCAGACCGCCGACCTGCTCGCAGCCACCGACTGGGCCGACGGCCGTCTCTCGCGGCTTCACGAGGCGGTCGAGTCGGTTCCGTACCGGACCATCCGGACGCTCGTCCTGCACTACCCGTTCGAACTCGACCGGCCGTGGTACGCGCTCGTCAACCCGGACCGCGAGCACCCGGTCGGCTGGCTCTCGCGCGAGGAGTGCAAGCCGGGGCACGTCCCCGAGGGAGAGAGTCTGCTCATCGCACAGATGAGTCCCGAGTGGTCGGTCGAGCACTACGACGACCCGACCGAAGAGGCCGCCGCGGAAGCCGCAGCCCTCGTCGCCACCCTGCTCGACGACGACCGACTCACCGAACCGGACTGGGTCGACTCGCAGGGCTGGCGGTACGCGCTCCCGGACGCTGCGGTCGACCCGGAGACGGCGAGCTGTGCCGAGGACGCGGGGCTGTTCGTCGCCGGTGACTGGGTAGTCGGCGAGGGACGGGTCCATCTCGCGTTCGAGAACGGGCGGAGCGTGGGCTCCCGAATCGCCGAACGGGAGGGATGA